The following coding sequences are from one Prochlorococcus sp. MIT 1314 window:
- a CDS encoding DUF2808 domain-containing protein codes for MLKTTKKLALNSKILRFFLIPTILFSTPFLSQIQVAKAGLEFQWDQNSGHRRLKWLQKQNKRGFRNTIYFFLRPFDRNNELLKINLAIPKSFKSNLNKEKISLCKVRIGGFENRTKCLEDIPADIEINTDDSSLRSINIYPFRPIPSNKDSYAIVLKVFNPRKSGLHQFHSYGQPKGKSVSSYLGSWTIVID; via the coding sequence ATGTTAAAAACAACAAAGAAACTTGCTTTAAATTCTAAAATTTTAAGATTTTTTCTTATCCCTACAATTTTATTTTCAACTCCATTTTTAAGTCAAATCCAAGTTGCTAAAGCAGGGTTAGAATTTCAATGGGACCAAAACTCTGGACACAGAAGATTAAAGTGGCTGCAAAAACAAAATAAAAGAGGTTTTAGAAATACAATTTATTTTTTCTTGAGGCCATTTGACAGAAATAATGAACTCTTGAAGATAAATCTAGCAATTCCTAAATCCTTTAAATCAAATTTAAATAAAGAAAAAATAAGTCTTTGCAAGGTAAGAATAGGTGGTTTTGAAAATCGAACTAAATGTTTAGAAGATATTCCAGCTGATATTGAAATCAATACTGATGATTCATCCCTACGTTCAATAAATATTTACCCCTTTAGGCCAATTCCATCTAACAAAGATAGTTATGCCATTGTCTTAAAAGTCTTTAATCCAAGGAAATCAGGTCTACATCAATTTCATTCATATGGGCAACCTAAAGGGAAATCAGTTTCAAGTTATTTAGGAAGCTGGACTATAGTGATCGATTAA
- a CDS encoding CopG family transcriptional regulator: MKSASPENEYIPLELRISVRRDTLRLISEMAQDMGISINEVFSFLAEDSVVDLELLEDLNEIEIPSKCSLDDLKNALLKKRLC, from the coding sequence ATGAAGTCAGCAAGTCCTGAAAATGAATACATCCCTTTAGAGCTCAGGATTTCTGTGAGGAGAGATACTCTAAGGCTAATCTCAGAGATGGCTCAAGATATGGGAATAAGTATTAATGAAGTTTTTAGTTTTTTAGCCGAAGATTCTGTCGTCGATCTCGAATTACTTGAAGATTTGAATGAAATTGAAATTCCAAGTAAGTGCAGTCTTGATGATCTAAAAAACGCTCTTTTAAAAAAAAGACTATGCTAA
- the rpmH gene encoding 50S ribosomal protein L34 gives MTKRTFGGTSRKRKRVSGFRVRMRSHTGRRVIKSRRQKGRERIAV, from the coding sequence ATGACTAAAAGAACTTTTGGCGGAACTTCAAGAAAAAGAAAACGTGTATCTGGTTTTAGAGTAAGAATGCGTTCTCATACTGGTAGAAGAGTTATTAAAAGCAGAAGACAAAAAGGTAGAGAAAGAATAGCTGTTTAA
- the aroH gene encoding chorismate mutase: MKDDYKVTFIRGATTASGNSVREIEDAVVELIDELISRNNLIKKNLLSITFTATKDLDACFPASIARKCNQLDSVAFLDCQQMYVSNDVDFCIRIMAQVLLPSNFPVKHPYLRGASKLRPDRC; the protein is encoded by the coding sequence ATGAAAGATGATTATAAAGTTACATTTATTCGAGGGGCTACAACAGCATCTGGAAATTCTGTCAGGGAAATAGAAGACGCCGTAGTGGAATTGATAGATGAATTAATTTCACGCAACAATCTTATTAAAAAGAACTTATTATCCATTACATTTACCGCAACAAAAGATTTGGACGCATGTTTCCCTGCTTCAATTGCAAGAAAATGTAATCAACTTGATTCAGTAGCATTTTTAGACTGTCAACAAATGTATGTCTCTAATGATGTCGATTTTTGTATAAGAATAATGGCACAAGTATTATTACCGTCAAATTTTCCAGTAAAGCATCCTTATTTAAGAGGTGCTTCAAAATTAAGGCCAGATAGATGTTAA
- a CDS encoding AEC family transporter, whose product MGLLLKEGIDINLIKSAFLAFSLIGILIVLINIFPVFKNRLPNYTLQLGGLIGNTSFLGIPIAIALLPSKTINFTIGFDLGTTLFAWIFGPFFLQGKSQNNNIPNIKGLLNALINSPASRGIIGVLLAYLFHIDEILGNYLWIPARIVIALAIIIVGTRLGIITNQKGKFFDLNEEIKFSILLKLLILPLIVFLISKFLNFDFYQSSAVILQAGTPTAISTILMAEAYDVNKKIASTILFTTTLISIITIPLLKILMNAIN is encoded by the coding sequence ATGGGGCTTTTATTAAAAGAGGGTATAGATATAAACCTTATTAAAAGTGCATTCTTGGCATTTTCTCTAATTGGAATATTAATAGTTCTAATAAATATATTCCCAGTATTTAAAAACAGGCTTCCAAATTACACCTTGCAGCTTGGAGGCCTAATAGGTAATACATCATTTCTTGGGATACCAATTGCAATAGCTCTTCTACCTTCAAAAACTATTAACTTCACTATCGGATTTGACTTAGGAACAACACTATTCGCTTGGATTTTTGGACCTTTTTTTCTTCAAGGAAAATCCCAAAACAACAATATCCCAAATATCAAAGGTTTATTAAACGCATTGATAAATAGTCCTGCATCAAGAGGGATCATTGGTGTACTTTTGGCATATCTTTTCCATATAGATGAGATATTGGGTAATTACCTTTGGATACCTGCAAGAATAGTTATCGCTTTGGCAATAATAATTGTTGGCACAAGGCTTGGAATAATAACAAATCAGAAGGGTAAATTTTTCGATCTTAATGAAGAAATTAAATTTTCAATTTTATTAAAGTTGCTTATTCTTCCTCTAATTGTTTTTTTAATAAGCAAATTTCTAAATTTTGACTTCTATCAATCATCAGCGGTAATACTTCAGGCAGGAACACCAACAGCAATATCCACAATTTTAATGGCAGAGGCTTATGACGTGAATAAAAAAATCGCATCAACTATTCTTTTCACTACAACTTTAATTTCAATAATCACAATACCTCTCTTAAAAATTCTTATGAATGCAATCAACTAG
- the rnpA gene encoding ribonuclease P protein component produces the protein MALPKDMRLKGHRTFNYIHNNSRKYHGTLMTFKVARSNPEIISSHKLRYTTNNLKIAITISKKVSRKAVERNRIRRILQEWLLTNFEKINNHKPYWLLVNLKIGDFCNDENKLLEEFHNLMFKSRLIK, from the coding sequence ATGGCCTTACCTAAAGATATGCGTTTAAAAGGTCATAGGACTTTTAATTATATACATAACAATTCACGAAAATATCACGGGACATTAATGACTTTTAAAGTGGCGAGATCAAATCCAGAAATTATCTCATCTCATAAACTCAGGTATACCACAAACAATTTGAAGATAGCAATTACCATTAGTAAAAAAGTTTCAAGAAAAGCTGTAGAGAGAAATAGAATAAGAAGAATCCTACAAGAGTGGTTATTAACAAACTTTGAAAAAATTAATAACCACAAACCTTATTGGTTACTTGTTAACCTTAAAATTGGAGATTTCTGCAATGATGAAAATAAACTTTTGGAGGAATTTCACAACTTAATGTTCAAATCTCGTCTAATCAAATGA
- a CDS encoding glycosyltransferase family 4 protein: protein MRIVLISTPIGFLGSGKGGGVELTLNSLVSGMLSLGHSVEVIAPRNSKLYKSNEKAKLHFVEGEDQISWQHQNYNAPVNIPDNSLLAGMLEKGLDIAKQADVLLNMSYDWLPIWMTLNVDIPIAHIISMGSESSVICNLISKVYAKHPYNFAFHSKIQANDYPFIKKPTIIGNGFKLDNYIFQDSEKGPLAWVGRVAPEKGLEDAVYIANQLGEKLNVWGVIEDETYASKIEQSYPQGTIDWMGFLATDELQKELGKCRVLLNTPKWNEAYGNVIVEALACGVPVIAYKRGGPSEIIQHGQTGYLVDPDDKETMLSYVEIIEKISRKDCREWVEKNASTDIFANKVVNWLNKVINEYKFF, encoded by the coding sequence ATGCGAATAGTTTTGATTAGTACCCCAATAGGTTTTTTGGGAAGCGGTAAAGGTGGGGGAGTTGAATTAACTTTAAATTCCTTAGTTTCAGGGATGCTTTCTTTAGGTCACTCGGTAGAGGTCATAGCTCCGAGGAATTCTAAATTATATAAAAGTAATGAAAAAGCAAAATTACATTTTGTAGAAGGGGAAGATCAAATTAGTTGGCAGCATCAAAATTACAATGCTCCTGTAAATATTCCAGATAATTCACTTCTGGCAGGAATGCTTGAAAAGGGATTAGATATCGCTAAACAGGCAGATGTATTGTTGAACATGTCTTATGATTGGTTACCTATTTGGATGACTTTAAATGTAGATATACCCATTGCACATATTATTAGTATGGGTTCTGAAAGTTCAGTAATTTGTAATTTAATCTCAAAGGTATATGCTAAACATCCATATAATTTTGCTTTTCATTCAAAAATACAAGCTAATGATTATCCATTCATAAAAAAACCAACAATTATTGGGAATGGTTTTAAATTAGATAATTATATTTTTCAAGATTCTGAAAAGGGACCCTTGGCTTGGGTTGGAAGAGTAGCACCGGAGAAAGGTTTAGAGGATGCGGTTTATATAGCAAATCAACTTGGCGAAAAACTAAATGTTTGGGGAGTTATAGAAGATGAGACCTATGCCTCAAAGATAGAACAATCATACCCTCAAGGAACTATAGATTGGATGGGTTTCTTGGCAACCGATGAATTACAAAAAGAACTTGGAAAATGTAGGGTTTTGCTAAATACTCCAAAATGGAATGAGGCATATGGAAATGTTATTGTCGAAGCCTTGGCGTGTGGGGTGCCAGTTATAGCTTATAAAAGGGGAGGACCAAGTGAAATTATTCAGCATGGGCAAACAGGTTATCTTGTCGATCCTGATGATAAAGAAACCATGCTTTCCTATGTAGAAATCATAGAAAAAATAAGCCGTAAGGATTGTAGAGAATGGGTAGAAAAAAATGCTTCCACAGATATATTTGCTAACAAGGTTGTGAACTGGCTTAATAAGGTAATCAACGAATATAAGTTTTTTTAA
- a CDS encoding AAA family ATPase: MNSWCKNFELLIKSRTPLIWIKTKEEERLEKIINYSIERLNIKRFVCWDCVNGIKGLLNEKGKFSNNPLGVLNWLKEQNPDMSTILLVKDFHKFYEDPSINRTIKELSSVLKETCNNLIISSHLFPSSEELDELMTILNLPLPDQKDLKNLIKKIAINTNSNLNEQELNELSIAASGLTEIKVKQVTAKALAQRGKISKEDIKDILEEKKQVIARSEVLEFFEANSSQDDIGGLNVLKVWLNQRYRAFSKEARDYGLPIPKGVLLVGAQGTGKSLTAKSISKSWSMPLLRLDVGRLFSSLVGSSEARTRETILRAEAMSPCILWIDEIDKGFGGDARSDGGTSQRVLASLLTWMAEKESAVFVIATANAIDKLPAELLRKGRFDEIFFLDLPNSEERLNILDLHLKKRRPSYSFPLSTIIDRTNGFSGAELEQAVIEGMHISFSENRELMEKDLIKAVSELVPLSRTAKEQIDLLKSWSSTGRARYAS; encoded by the coding sequence ATGAATTCTTGGTGTAAAAATTTTGAACTACTTATAAAATCAAGAACCCCACTAATTTGGATTAAGACTAAAGAAGAAGAAAGATTAGAAAAAATTATCAATTATTCGATTGAAAGACTAAACATAAAAAGATTTGTTTGTTGGGATTGTGTTAACGGAATCAAAGGATTATTAAATGAAAAAGGAAAATTCTCTAACAATCCATTAGGAGTGCTTAATTGGCTAAAGGAACAAAATCCTGATATGTCGACAATATTATTAGTAAAAGATTTTCATAAATTTTATGAAGATCCATCTATAAATAGGACTATTAAAGAATTATCTTCTGTGCTTAAAGAAACTTGTAATAATTTAATTATTAGTTCTCATTTGTTTCCATCATCCGAAGAGCTTGATGAACTAATGACGATTTTAAACTTGCCTTTGCCTGATCAAAAAGATTTGAAAAATCTAATAAAAAAAATTGCTATTAATACTAATTCAAATCTTAATGAACAAGAGCTAAATGAACTATCTATAGCTGCAAGTGGATTAACCGAAATAAAGGTAAAGCAAGTTACTGCAAAAGCACTTGCTCAAAGGGGGAAAATAAGTAAAGAAGATATTAAAGATATTCTTGAAGAAAAAAAACAAGTCATCGCTAGAAGTGAAGTTTTAGAATTTTTCGAGGCTAACTCAAGTCAGGATGATATTGGTGGCTTAAATGTTTTAAAAGTTTGGCTTAATCAAAGATATAGGGCTTTTTCTAAAGAAGCAAGAGACTATGGACTACCTATCCCAAAAGGAGTTTTACTAGTAGGAGCGCAAGGAACCGGTAAATCACTTACTGCAAAATCTATTTCCAAGAGTTGGTCTATGCCTCTTCTCAGGTTAGATGTGGGAAGACTATTTTCTAGCCTTGTTGGTTCAAGCGAGGCGAGAACAAGAGAAACGATATTAAGAGCTGAGGCCATGTCTCCTTGTATTCTTTGGATCGATGAAATTGATAAGGGGTTTGGGGGTGATGCAAGAAGTGATGGAGGTACAAGTCAAAGAGTTTTAGCAAGTTTGCTTACTTGGATGGCAGAAAAAGAATCTGCCGTATTCGTGATTGCCACTGCTAATGCTATAGATAAACTTCCTGCGGAATTATTAAGAAAGGGTAGATTTGATGAGATATTTTTTCTTGATTTACCAAATTCTGAAGAAAGATTAAATATTCTTGATTTGCACTTAAAAAAAAGAAGACCTAGTTACAGTTTTCCTCTCTCCACAATTATTGACAGAACAAATGGATTTTCTGGAGCAGAGCTTGAACAAGCTGTAATAGAAGGAATGCACATTTCATTTTCTGAAAATAGAGAGCTTATGGAGAAAGATTTAATAAAGGCAGTTTCTGAATTAGTTCCCTTATCCAGAACAGCTAAAGAACAAATTGATTTACTAAAAAGTTGGTCCTCTACAGGGCGGGCTCGTTATGCGTCGTAA
- a CDS encoding DMT family transporter translates to MNSILNWFLMILPFALWGTSMAAMTPLVSSAGPEFVASLRLLPAGILVLITTYLFKRDLKIYRCDLKWFFVFTIVDATFFQLFLTYGIEKTGAGLGSVLIDSQPLLVAILARAIFGNLINPIGWLGLLFGLGGIVFLGVPKEFLESWWLMSDTSMTNVSFNFGELWMLAAALAMALGTILIRFTCTKSDPVAVTGWHMVLGSLPLIIKHCLQSNFQIIPDWTIFDWGLMSFASIFGGAIAYGLFFYFANNKEITGFSTLAFLTPVFALLSGGVWLDERLTLLQWIGVAFVLISVFFVSQRRSLWENKFTDTTI, encoded by the coding sequence ATGAATTCAATCCTAAATTGGTTTTTAATGATACTCCCTTTTGCACTTTGGGGTACTTCAATGGCTGCTATGACACCCTTAGTATCTAGTGCTGGGCCAGAGTTTGTAGCTTCTTTAAGATTACTTCCTGCGGGAATCCTTGTTCTAATTACAACATATTTGTTTAAAAGAGATTTAAAAATTTATAGGTGCGACTTGAAGTGGTTTTTTGTTTTTACAATTGTAGACGCCACTTTTTTTCAGTTGTTTTTAACTTATGGGATTGAAAAAACTGGAGCAGGTCTTGGCTCTGTTTTGATTGATTCTCAGCCCCTTTTGGTCGCGATTTTAGCAAGGGCAATTTTTGGAAATTTAATTAATCCAATAGGTTGGTTAGGGTTGCTTTTTGGCTTAGGAGGAATAGTATTCTTGGGTGTTCCGAAAGAATTTCTAGAAAGTTGGTGGTTAATGTCTGACACTTCCATGACTAATGTATCTTTTAACTTTGGAGAACTTTGGATGCTTGCAGCTGCGCTAGCTATGGCACTAGGAACAATTTTAATTAGATTCACCTGTACTAAAAGTGATCCAGTGGCAGTTACGGGTTGGCATATGGTTTTAGGTAGTTTGCCCTTGATTATCAAGCATTGCTTGCAATCAAATTTTCAAATAATCCCAGATTGGACAATCTTTGATTGGGGACTTATGTCATTTGCAAGTATTTTTGGAGGTGCAATAGCTTATGGATTGTTTTTCTACTTTGCTAATAATAAAGAGATAACTGGATTTAGTACTCTTGCATTTTTAACTCCTGTATTTGCTCTTCTTAGCGGAGGAGTTTGGTTAGATGAAAGACTTACTCTTCTTCAATGGATAGGCGTAGCTTTTGTTCTTATCTCGGTATTTTTTGTTAGCCAGAGAAGGTCTTTATGGGAAAATAAATTTACTGATACTACTATTTAA
- a CDS encoding PH domain-containing protein: MINMNEETFYEGGPAKSDLITNLLAGITILGLPFTFAAIVRALWLRYKITNKRITINGGWFGKNKTQVSLSNIEEIRSIPRGFGSYGDMVLILNDGSKVEMKSLPQFREKQEFIEENINKRTQIPNLNEVEGFATKS, translated from the coding sequence ATGATTAACATGAATGAAGAAACCTTTTACGAGGGTGGTCCCGCAAAAAGTGATTTAATTACAAATTTATTGGCAGGGATAACAATTCTTGGTTTGCCATTTACCTTTGCCGCAATAGTTAGAGCCTTGTGGTTGAGATATAAAATTACAAATAAAAGAATCACAATAAATGGAGGTTGGTTTGGTAAAAACAAAACACAAGTTTCATTAAGTAACATTGAAGAAATCAGATCTATTCCAAGGGGATTTGGTTCATATGGTGATATGGTTCTTATTCTCAATGACGGATCAAAGGTTGAAATGAAATCTTTACCTCAATTCAGAGAAAAGCAAGAATTTATTGAAGAAAATATAAATAAAAGAACACAAATCCCAAATCTAAACGAGGTAGAAGGATTTGCTACTAAATCCTAA
- the yidC gene encoding membrane protein insertase YidC, with amino-acid sequence MIGFISDKLLIPILDFFYGLVPSYGLAIVALTVVIRIALFPLSAGSIRSARRMKIAQPVMQKRQAEIKSKFSGDPKKQQEELGKLMNEFGSPLAGCLPLIVQMPVLFALFATLRGSPFADVPYNINLKVVPQDQIAAIDPKPYKSPRHSIFITEKSHFPVVATIPNGTKLGADESIKINLQTTNGNSYSEVLSKYDNGSKFLPTWKVSKGSENLKVSQDGTVTAIKPGDATIEAKIPGLAAKSGFLFIKALGQVGFYVDGSINWDIAALVGAFGLTLLLSQVLSSQGMPANPQQSTANKITPIMITGMFLFFPLPAGVLLYMVVANIFQAFQTFLLNKEALPENLQKIMDQQLMAKNDAITTTATTISDKRLPFEPNSKK; translated from the coding sequence GTGATAGGGTTCATTTCTGACAAACTACTTATCCCGATTCTGGATTTTTTCTACGGATTAGTTCCTAGTTATGGTTTGGCAATTGTAGCTTTAACAGTAGTAATTAGAATTGCACTTTTCCCTTTAAGCGCTGGTTCTATACGAAGTGCTAGAAGGATGAAGATTGCCCAGCCAGTGATGCAAAAAAGACAAGCAGAAATAAAATCTAAGTTTTCAGGTGATCCAAAGAAGCAGCAAGAAGAATTAGGAAAACTAATGAATGAGTTTGGCAGTCCTCTCGCAGGTTGTCTCCCATTGATCGTGCAAATGCCTGTGCTATTTGCATTATTTGCAACCTTAAGAGGATCACCATTTGCTGATGTTCCTTACAACATAAATCTTAAAGTCGTACCTCAGGATCAAATTGCGGCTATTGACCCAAAACCTTATAAATCCCCAAGACACTCAATATTTATTACAGAAAAATCTCATTTCCCTGTAGTAGCTACCATTCCTAATGGAACAAAATTAGGAGCAGATGAATCAATAAAAATAAATTTGCAGACAACAAATGGTAACAGCTATTCAGAAGTTTTATCTAAGTATGATAACGGATCAAAATTTCTCCCTACTTGGAAGGTTTCAAAAGGATCCGAAAATCTAAAAGTTTCCCAAGACGGTACAGTAACTGCTATTAAGCCAGGCGATGCAACAATTGAAGCTAAAATACCTGGTCTAGCTGCTAAAAGTGGATTTCTTTTTATTAAAGCTCTTGGTCAAGTTGGCTTTTATGTAGATGGATCTATTAATTGGGATATTGCTGCCCTTGTTGGAGCCTTTGGATTAACCTTATTACTCTCTCAAGTTTTATCTAGTCAGGGAATGCCGGCAAACCCACAGCAATCAACAGCGAACAAAATAACTCCTATCATGATTACTGGTATGTTCCTTTTTTTCCCACTCCCAGCAGGAGTACTACTGTATATGGTTGTTGCAAACATATTTCAAGCATTTCAGACCTTTCTTCTTAACAAAGAAGCTCTTCCTGAGAATCTACAAAAAATCATGGATCAACAATTAATGGCTAAAAATGATGCAATAACAACTACTGCTACAACTATCTCAGATAAAAGATTACCTTTTGAACCTAATAGTAAAAAATAG
- a CDS encoding glycosyltransferase family 39 protein, whose protein sequence is MFLLKTKKRLSTLLIVLVSGIFIFFFGLGTTGLVDETPPLFAAAARAMSESGDWITPKVNGIFRFDKPPLIYWLMGFFFSLPKNELWDSFGSLSARLPSALGSLFLMLMIGDTLFCWPQKGDRQFLTPIVASLGFALSPLIIIWSRTAVSDALLTGTLGITLLLFWRRMASENNDQCTSAWVFLGFAILTKGPVAFVLASLTITSFLFSQRDWKRLLCKINPKKGFLITILISVPWYILELIKEGRPFWDNFFGYHNFQRYTAVVNNHAEPFWFFLYIMILASLPFTPFLYHGIFQAFKDLLKSSKASCNVTETLYTYSLCWLTSVLIFFSISATKLPSYWLPAIPAAAILISKSFIDLKNSNKSFLYLWIFNILILFGISIAFFFSNIWLTSINDPEMPNLASELISSGIIFKAKFFFSSFTLLAIILFSLQSKNIFLYLQILLLIGQSFLMSPIRKLADTSRQLPLRNISKLISNTREGNETLAMIGIRKPSLHYYSRQIVFYEPNTKEGLINLSDRLNTDRRINYEDQPDYDHKSLLVVIDEYSSREQHWSNINHQKLGAYGIYNLWRIQKSDLNKYSELLVNSGYKSDWKNRKVEKF, encoded by the coding sequence ATGTTTCTTCTCAAAACAAAGAAAAGGCTTTCAACTTTATTGATAGTTTTAGTTTCTGGGATTTTTATATTTTTTTTTGGTTTAGGTACAACAGGACTGGTTGATGAAACCCCCCCTTTATTTGCAGCGGCAGCAAGGGCAATGAGTGAATCTGGTGATTGGATAACTCCAAAAGTTAATGGAATATTTCGTTTTGATAAGCCTCCATTAATATATTGGCTAATGGGTTTTTTTTTCTCATTACCGAAAAACGAGCTTTGGGATAGTTTCGGTTCACTTTCAGCAAGACTCCCTTCAGCATTGGGATCATTATTTTTAATGTTGATGATTGGAGATACTTTGTTTTGTTGGCCACAGAAGGGTGATAGGCAATTCCTCACTCCAATAGTTGCATCATTAGGATTTGCTCTGTCTCCATTAATAATAATTTGGAGTAGAACTGCCGTGAGTGATGCTCTTTTAACTGGAACCTTAGGGATTACCCTTCTTTTGTTTTGGAGAAGAATGGCTAGTGAAAATAATGATCAATGCACTTCAGCGTGGGTATTTTTAGGGTTTGCAATTTTAACTAAAGGACCTGTTGCATTTGTTTTAGCATCATTGACTATTACATCTTTCTTATTTAGTCAGAGGGATTGGAAAAGGTTGCTCTGTAAGATAAATCCTAAGAAAGGTTTTTTAATTACAATATTAATAAGTGTTCCGTGGTACATTTTAGAACTTATAAAAGAGGGAAGACCTTTTTGGGACAATTTTTTTGGTTATCATAATTTCCAAAGATATACTGCAGTTGTAAATAATCATGCAGAACCATTCTGGTTTTTTCTTTACATAATGATTTTGGCTTCATTGCCATTCACTCCATTTTTATATCACGGGATATTTCAAGCCTTTAAGGATCTCTTGAAAAGTTCAAAAGCAAGTTGCAATGTCACTGAAACCCTTTATACATATTCTCTATGCTGGTTAACATCAGTTTTAATCTTCTTTAGTATTTCTGCTACGAAACTACCAAGCTATTGGTTGCCGGCAATTCCAGCGGCAGCAATCTTAATTAGTAAAAGTTTTATAGACTTAAAAAATTCAAATAAAAGTTTTTTGTATTTATGGATTTTTAATATTTTAATTTTGTTTGGTATCTCAATAGCATTCTTTTTTTCAAATATTTGGTTAACTTCAATAAATGATCCTGAAATGCCTAATCTTGCATCTGAACTAATAAGCTCGGGGATAATTTTTAAAGCTAAATTTTTCTTCTCTTCATTCACACTTCTTGCAATAATTTTATTTTCTTTACAATCCAAAAATATCTTTCTTTATCTTCAAATCTTACTTTTAATTGGACAATCTTTTTTGATGTCACCAATTAGAAAATTAGCAGATACTTCTAGGCAATTACCTTTGAGGAATATCTCAAAATTAATTTCAAATACTCGTGAGGGGAACGAAACTTTAGCAATGATAGGCATAAGAAAACCATCCTTACATTACTATTCAAGACAAATAGTTTTTTATGAACCAAATACTAAAGAAGGATTAATTAATCTTTCAGACAGACTAAATACTGATAGGAGAATAAATTATGAGGACCAACCTGATTATGATCACAAATCTTTATTGGTAGTAATAGATGAATATTCTTCGCGCGAACAGCACTGGTCAAATATTAATCACCAAAAATTGGGCGCATATGGCATTTATAATTTATGGAGAATTCAGAAAAGTGATTTAAATAAGTATTCTGAACTTTTAGTGAATAGTGGTTATAAATCTGACTGGAAAAATAGAAAAGTTGAAAAATTTTAG
- the sppA gene encoding signal peptide peptidase SppA: MIWPFRRKSKKRMARIVIDEPITSSTRVSVLKALKQIEDREFPALIVRIDSPGGTVGDSQEIYSAIKRLKDKGCKVIASFGNISASGGVYIGVASDKIVANPGTITGSIGVIIRGNNLSELLEKIGIKFETVKSGVFKDILSPDKPLSKEGRELLQGLIDESYKQFTEAVAEGRNLPVEEVRKFADGRIFTGTQAKELGLVDEVGDEFVARELAAKMVNIDPKIQPLTFGKKKKKIFGLIPGSKILEKVINNIFFEIDSSNKVLWLYKH, encoded by the coding sequence ATGATTTGGCCTTTTAGACGAAAATCAAAAAAAAGAATGGCTCGTATCGTTATTGATGAGCCTATTACAAGTTCAACAAGAGTTTCTGTCCTTAAAGCTCTTAAACAAATTGAGGATAGAGAATTTCCTGCCTTAATCGTGAGAATTGATTCGCCAGGGGGTACTGTTGGTGATAGCCAAGAAATATACTCTGCCATTAAAAGACTAAAAGATAAAGGATGTAAAGTCATTGCTAGTTTTGGAAACATATCGGCATCTGGAGGTGTTTACATTGGTGTTGCATCTGACAAGATAGTTGCGAATCCAGGCACAATCACAGGCTCTATTGGTGTAATTATAAGAGGAAATAATTTATCTGAATTATTAGAAAAAATCGGCATAAAATTTGAAACAGTTAAAAGCGGTGTATTTAAAGATATACTTTCTCCAGATAAACCCTTAAGTAAGGAGGGCAGGGAACTACTTCAGGGCTTGATAGATGAAAGTTATAAACAATTTACTGAAGCTGTTGCTGAAGGAAGAAATTTACCTGTTGAAGAAGTAAGAAAATTTGCAGATGGAAGGATTTTCACTGGGACACAAGCAAAAGAATTAGGTCTTGTTGATGAAGTTGGAGATGAATTTGTTGCTAGGGAACTTGCTGCAAAAATGGTTAATATTGATCCCAAAATTCAGCCCTTAACATTTGGGAAGAAAAAAAAGAAAATATTTGGACTAATTCCTGGGAGTAAAATTCTTGAAAAAGTTATCAATAATATCTTTTTTGAGATTGATTCATCCAATAAAGTACTTTGGTTATATAAGCATTGA